The following are encoded in a window of Dioscorea cayenensis subsp. rotundata cultivar TDr96_F1 chromosome 16, TDr96_F1_v2_PseudoChromosome.rev07_lg8_w22 25.fasta, whole genome shotgun sequence genomic DNA:
- the LOC120278958 gene encoding tropinone reductase homolog At5g06060-like yields MSSTTNMDNNREKRWSLHGTTALVTGGSKGIGHAIVEELATLGATVHTCARNEAELNQCLQKWQERQLPITASVCDVSSKDEREKLMETVSAMFHGKLNILVNNVGSGPIKPAMDHTAEDYSVIMSTNFESAFHLSQLAHPLFKASGSGNIIFISSIAGLVGGGQCSLYAASKGAMNQLTKNLACEWAKDNIRCNCITPGPIKTPLAQWLLENKELLDKVVSRIPLGRIGEPEEVASLTAFLCFPVASYITGQVISVDGGSSINVLARMK; encoded by the exons ATGAGCAGCACCACCAACATGGACAACAATAGAGAGAAGAGATGGTCTCTCCACGGAACCACTGCCTTGGTCACCGGTGGCTCCAAAGGAATAGG TCATGCCATAGTTGAAGAACTAGCAACGCTGGGCGCCACCGTGCATACATGCGCTCGGAATGAAGCAGAGCTCAACCAATGCTTACAAAAATGGCAAGAACGCCAACTCCCTATCACTGCATCAGTCTGCGATGTGTCTTCAAAAGATGAACGCGAGAAACTCATGGAGACAGTCTCTGCTATGTTTCATGGGAAGCTTAACATtctg GTCAATAATGTAGGCTCAGGGCCTATAAAACCAGCAATGGATCACACAGCTGAAGATTACTCGGTCATAATGAGCACCAATTTTGAATCAGCCTTTCATCTGAGCCAACTTGCTCACCCTCTCTTTAAGGCTTCAGGCTCAGGCAACATCATCTTTATCTCCTCCATTGCTGGGCTCGTTGGTGGTGGTCAGTGTTCCCTTTATGCAGCAAGTAAAG GAGCAATGAATCAGTTGACCAAAAATCTTGCTTGCGAGTGGGCGAAAGACAATATTAGATGTAATTGCATTACCCCTGGGCCTATCAAAACCCCTCTTGCACAATGG CTACTTGAAAATAAAGAGCTTCTCGACAAAGTAGTTTCTCGTATTCCATTGGGACGTATTGGTGAGCCAGAGGAGGTGGCATCCCTTACAGCATTCCTCTGTTTTCCTGTGGCTTCGTATATTACCGGTCAAGTTATAAGCGTTGATGGAGGAAGTTCAATCAATGTTTTAGCTAGGATGAAATAG